CCCAATCCTTTGTACCCTGTGAAAAATTATCAAAAACCTTAATGGTCGTCTATGACTTATCGAATGCTGGAACTCACGGCTTCGCCGGAAACGGTACAAAAGGCCCGTCCCATTGTGGAAGAGAAAAATGTAATGGGCGTATGGTCCGATAATCTTGAGGACGGTTGTGCTATTTTGCGAGTGTTAGTTGATGCTGATAAAACGGAGGCCCTTACAGATACCCTTACCGGAAAATTCGCTGACGAGGAAGGGTTCAGAATTATGCTCTTTACGGTACAGGCAACACTGCCCCAGCCCGAAATTGAGGAAGAAGACGAGCAGGCCGAAGAGGAAGAATCCTTGGTCGGACGCATTAGCCGGGAAGAACTTTATGCCGATGTTACCAGCGGCAGTGAACTAAATTGGGTATACGTAGCTATGGTTGTACTGTCAACTTTGGTTGCCGGGGTGGGGTTGGTCCGCGGTGATGTTGCAGTAATTATTGGGGCCATGGTTATTGCGCCGTTGCTGGGACCTAATGTTTCGATGGCATTGGCGGCAACGCTGGGTGATGTGGAGCTGGGTTGGCGCTCACTAAAGGCAAACGGGGCAGGGGTGGTGTCAGCATTAGCCGTGGCGTTTATTATGGGATTTATTTTGCATGTGGATCCGGAATCACAGCAAATTTACAATCGCACTATTGTAAGCTTAGGGGATATAACCATTGCCATGGCGGCGGGAAGCGCAGGCGTACTGGCTTTTACCCGGGGCGTTCCGGCAACTATTGTGGGTGTGATGGTGGCAGTAGCACTGCTACCCCCGCTGGTGAATGTGGGACTGCTTTATGGCTCGGGATATAATACTCTGGCAGTGGGATCTATTATTTTAACTCTTACAAACTTTATTTGCATCAACTTGGCCGGAATTTTAACCTTTCTTATCCAAGGTGTACGGCCACGCACGTGGTGGGAGGCCGAAAATGCTAAACGGGCCACAAAGATAGCCCTTGGCGTTTGGTTCGGACTGCTCGCTATTTTGGCCGTCATCATTTGGTTGTGGGGAAAGTAATTATCCGCAGTCTATTTCTTTTCCTCATCGGGAATAATCGAGATCTTGTCTAATGACAAGCCCTTAATCATGTCATCATAGTTGGTGATATCTGTAGGGATGATAATGTCGTTGCTGTCATCGGCCAGTTTAGAAAGCTGGCCAATATATTTTTCAGCCAGACGCATTTGCATCGCTTCTTTACCTTTATCATTGGAAAGCGCATCCGCGATCTCTTCGATAGAAACGGCGGTAGCTTCAGCTAGTTCGGTAATCTCTTCAGCTACACCTTCAGCTTCATTAATACGCCGCTGCATTTCTCCCTCCGACACGTTAATAATTTCTTTTTTCTCTCCCTCGGCATCGTTAATGGTAGATTGCATGATACCTTCAGACTTTGCAATAGTGGCGCGGCGTTCGCGCTCGGCGGTCATTTGGCGCTCCATTGCATTTTGGATGGTCTTGGGAGTATAAATATTCTTGATTTCATAACGCATCACCCGAATGCCCCAAGCCTGCTCCATCTCACTAAGCACTTTAACCACTTCTTTATTGATAATGGCGCGATCTTCGAAGGTATCATCCAGATTCATTGTGCCGACGATAGAGCGGGTAGTCGTCTGGGCAAGCTGCACGGCAGCAAAACGGTAGTCGGTAATGCCGTAACTGGCATTTACAGGATCGATCACGGCTAGGTAGATGACACCGTCCACTTCTACTTTTACATTATCTTTGGTAAAGCATTCCTGCGGCTGTACTTCAATAGTTTCTTCACGCAAGTCCTGTCGATATTTGACTTGGTCAAAAAAGGGAATAAGGGCATGAAATCCCGGCCCCAGCGTTTTA
The sequence above is a segment of the Fodinibius salinus genome. Coding sequences within it:
- a CDS encoding TIGR00341 family protein, whose translation is MTYRMLELTASPETVQKARPIVEEKNVMGVWSDNLEDGCAILRVLVDADKTEALTDTLTGKFADEEGFRIMLFTVQATLPQPEIEEEDEQAEEEESLVGRISREELYADVTSGSELNWVYVAMVVLSTLVAGVGLVRGDVAVIIGAMVIAPLLGPNVSMALAATLGDVELGWRSLKANGAGVVSALAVAFIMGFILHVDPESQQIYNRTIVSLGDITIAMAAGSAGVLAFTRGVPATIVGVMVAVALLPPLVNVGLLYGSGYNTLAVGSIILTLTNFICINLAGILTFLIQGVRPRTWWEAENAKRATKIALGVWFGLLAILAVIIWLWGK
- a CDS encoding SPFH domain-containing protein — translated: MIETISQIVLGLLSIYILYKFIQSIQLVPTQRAYIVERLGNYHKTLGPGFHALIPFFDQVKYRQDLREETIEVQPQECFTKDNVKVEVDGVIYLAVIDPVNASYGITDYRFAAVQLAQTTTRSIVGTMNLDDTFEDRAIINKEVVKVLSEMEQAWGIRVMRYEIKNIYTPKTIQNAMERQMTAERERRATIAKSEGIMQSTINDAEGEKKEIINVSEGEMQRRINEAEGVAEEITELAEATAVSIEEIADALSNDKGKEAMQMRLAEKYIGQLSKLADDSNDIIIPTDITNYDDMIKGLSLDKISIIPDEEKK